In Amycolatopsis methanolica 239, a single genomic region encodes these proteins:
- a CDS encoding FAD-dependent oxidoreductase, with protein MAFAITQTCCNDASCVAVCPVNCIHPTPDEPDFGTTEMLYIDPRSCIDCGACADACPVDAIFPVDALAESMRPYAGINAEFCADREPAVADPAPNFHAWGPPVFSRTIPADFPALDVAVVGTGPAGMYAVEDLLLHTSSRVTLIDRLPVAGGLVRYGVAPDHPSTKKIGETFARYHHHPRLRMRLGVEVGRDVTVDELARRHDAVIYAVGASSARRLGIAGEDLDGSVAATTVVAWYNGHPDVPADAVDLSAERLVVVGTGNVALDVARILTTDPRSLAGTAIAPAALETLKSSRVREVVLLGRRGPEAAAYTTPELLALTQHEDIDLVVDAHDPRITEAIDTSPRAALLRDCKQETVDWTAPPQPGKRRIVLRFHSAPEEILGASRVRGIRVSGDVEIPAGGVVRAVGYRGAPLPGLPFDEDSGTIPNDGGRVTPGTYVVGWIKRGPSGGIGANKACAEETVGRLLEDAIAGRLRTTRRKPGLVARLARRA; from the coding sequence ATGGCCTTCGCGATCACCCAGACCTGCTGCAACGACGCGTCGTGCGTCGCGGTGTGCCCGGTCAACTGCATCCACCCGACGCCGGACGAGCCGGACTTCGGCACCACCGAGATGCTCTACATCGACCCGCGCAGCTGCATCGACTGCGGCGCGTGCGCCGACGCCTGCCCGGTCGACGCGATCTTCCCGGTGGACGCGCTGGCCGAGTCGATGCGGCCCTACGCCGGGATCAACGCGGAGTTCTGCGCCGACCGCGAGCCGGCCGTGGCCGACCCCGCGCCGAACTTCCACGCGTGGGGCCCGCCGGTGTTCAGCCGCACCATCCCGGCCGACTTCCCGGCGCTGGACGTCGCCGTGGTCGGCACCGGCCCGGCCGGCATGTACGCGGTCGAGGACCTGTTGCTGCACACCAGTTCCCGGGTCACGCTGATCGACCGGCTGCCGGTCGCGGGCGGGCTGGTGCGGTACGGGGTCGCGCCGGACCACCCGTCCACCAAGAAGATCGGGGAGACGTTCGCGCGGTACCACCACCACCCACGGCTGCGGATGCGGCTGGGCGTCGAGGTGGGCCGGGACGTCACGGTGGACGAGCTGGCGCGCCGCCACGACGCGGTCATCTACGCGGTCGGCGCGTCCTCGGCGCGGCGGCTGGGGATCGCGGGCGAGGACCTGGACGGCAGCGTGGCGGCGACGACGGTGGTGGCCTGGTACAACGGCCACCCGGACGTGCCCGCGGACGCGGTCGACCTGTCGGCGGAACGGCTCGTCGTGGTCGGGACGGGCAACGTCGCGCTGGATGTGGCGCGGATCCTGACCACCGACCCGCGCTCGCTGGCCGGCACTGCGATCGCCCCGGCCGCGCTGGAAACGCTGAAGTCCAGCCGCGTGCGGGAGGTCGTGCTGCTCGGCCGCCGCGGTCCGGAGGCTGCCGCGTACACCACGCCGGAGCTGCTGGCGCTGACCCAGCACGAGGACATCGATCTGGTCGTCGACGCGCACGACCCGCGCATCACCGAGGCGATCGACACGTCGCCGCGGGCCGCCCTGCTGCGCGACTGCAAGCAGGAGACGGTCGACTGGACGGCGCCGCCCCAGCCCGGCAAGCGGCGCATCGTGCTGCGGTTCCACTCCGCGCCGGAGGAGATCCTCGGCGCCTCGCGGGTGCGCGGGATCCGGGTGAGCGGGGACGTCGAGATCCCGGCGGGCGGCGTCGTGCGTGCCGTCGGCTACCGCGGCGCGCCACTGCCCGGGCTGCCGTTCGACGAGGACAGCGGCACGATCCCCAACGACGGCGGCCGCGTGACGCCGGGGACGTACGTGGTGGGCTGGATCAAGCGCGGGCCGTCCGGCGGGATCGGGGCCAACAAGGCGTGCGCCGAGGAGACGGTCGGCCGCCTGCTGGAGGACGCGATCGCCGGACGGTTGCGCACGACGCGCCGCAAGCCGGGCCTGGTGGCGCGCTTGGCACGCCGCGCCTGA
- a CDS encoding AurF N-oxygenase family protein — MTSVGAQEHSDTAQPDHRSVAQRLLDSSETLSYDPVKEVDWDTPLDTSYHGASPEWSTLYGTAYWNEMTPEQQRELTRQEAASVASTGIWFEMILQQMVLRDFYAKDPTDPAFQWALTEIADECRHSIMFARGAAKLRAPAYRPRRLAVELGRLFKTTARGEAAYAAILVAEEVLDVMQRDWMRDERVVPFVRTINNIHVVEESRHMKFAREETRERLKKTGPLGRQYNALVVSIAAYFIVSSMWNPQVYANAGLDTKRALREAKANEHHKSMLRSSCAGLMEFLDSAGLLTKAATVFYKRANLL; from the coding sequence GCGCACAGGAGCACTCGGACACTGCGCAGCCTGACCACCGGTCGGTCGCGCAGCGGTTGCTCGACTCGTCCGAGACGTTGTCCTACGACCCCGTCAAGGAGGTCGACTGGGACACCCCGCTGGACACGAGCTACCACGGCGCGAGCCCGGAGTGGAGCACCCTGTACGGGACCGCGTACTGGAACGAGATGACCCCCGAGCAGCAGCGCGAGCTGACCCGCCAGGAGGCGGCGTCGGTGGCGAGCACCGGCATCTGGTTCGAGATGATCCTGCAGCAGATGGTGCTGCGCGACTTCTACGCCAAGGACCCGACCGACCCGGCGTTCCAGTGGGCGCTCACCGAGATCGCCGACGAGTGCCGCCACTCGATCATGTTCGCGCGCGGCGCGGCGAAGCTGCGGGCCCCGGCCTACCGCCCGCGCCGCCTCGCCGTCGAGCTGGGCCGGTTGTTCAAGACGACCGCCCGTGGCGAGGCGGCCTACGCGGCGATCCTGGTCGCCGAAGAGGTCCTCGACGTCATGCAGCGCGACTGGATGCGTGACGAGCGCGTGGTGCCGTTCGTGCGCACCATCAACAACATCCACGTCGTCGAGGAGTCGCGGCACATGAAGTTCGCCCGCGAGGAGACCCGCGAGCGGCTGAAGAAGACCGGGCCGCTGGGCCGCCAGTACAACGCGCTCGTCGTGTCCATCGCCGCGTACTTCATCGTCAGCAGCATGTGGAACCCCCAGGTGTATGCGAACGCCGGCCTCGACACCAAGCGGGCGCTGCGCGAGGCGAAGGCCAACGAGCACCACAAGTCGATGCTGCGGTCGAGCTGCGCCGGGCTGATGGAGTTCCTGGACTCGGCAGGCCTGCTGACCAAGGCCGCGACGGTCTTCTACAAGCGCGCGAACCTCCTCTAG